In Rhodopirellula sp. P2, the DNA window CAATTCGCACCTCGGTCATCGCAAAACGTGGTTGGTCTGGACTGGCATCAACGGAAGTTGTGGACGAGACCCTGGCGCTGCTTGCCGAAGCCGGTTGGGTTCAGTCGGTGAGGGTGAACACCGGAGGTCGTCCGACGACCGACTGGTTTGTGCATCCCGAGGCTGCGAATTTTCTGCAAATTTACCAAAGAGAAACCACCAAAACACCAGAAACCACGCCCGACGAGACTTTCGGGGGTTTTGATGGTTCCGGTTTGGTGCGTTTCCCTGACAACGGTGTTTGTGACGTGGAGGTCATCGTATGACCCCAGATACTTTGCTTGCAGGATTCTCGGCCCGTGGAATTATCGTCACCCTCGTCGGTGATGACATCAAGCTACGGGCCCGTGATGGCATCCTGACTGACGACGACGTCATCGTGCTGCGTGACAGCAAATCGGATGTTCTACGCTGGCTGAGAGTCGCCGAAGGATTGCCAGTCGATGACGACGCCGCGGAGTTGCTCTCGTTGGACGAAGTCGACCCGAGCGAAATTCCGACGTGTGAGTCGTGCGGCCGATTGAACGACGTTCAAACCGGCGGTTCCAAATGGCACTGCTCGCAGTGTGACCCCAGCGCGGAGTCACGACGCCAACTTGCGAGCCGATTGATTCGGTCGGCTCATTCCATCCGTTACACTGACAAACGCAACGGCTAGGGTCGCTCCCGAAAGCCGGCTTCATCACCGGCCCGCCGTTGCCCTTTTTTCCTTCGATGAATCGTGGAGATGAACACGATGGCAACAAGCCGTATTCGAGCCAAGGGAGTTGTCGAAATCCGTTACACCGATTGCAACGGAGAACGATGCAGCCTCTACCCTGGCAAAATCAACAAACGTGACACCGAGACCCTTTGCAGGCGAATCGAGCACATCGTTTCCAGACAAATCACGGGCGGTGACCCCGAGCCCGCGGTATCGCAATGGCTGGCCGACACTGCGGAACGGTCCTCCAAACTGTACGCGAAACTGGTCAAGGCTGGTTTGGCGTCCCCACGGATTGAATCCCGCGAACTGGAAGTCGAGCCGGAGGCGAAACAGACGCCAACAATTCAAGAGTGGACGAGGCGATTCATCGACAATCACAGTGGAAAGCCTGGCACCATTGAACAACTGGAAATCACTGCTCGCGCACTCTGCAAGGTTTTCGGTCCTGACCGACGAATCGACGAACTGACCCCCGGTGATGCGGAGGACTTCCGGAAGTGGTTGCAATCCAAAGGCAATGAGCGAAAGAAGTATCAAACCGGCTTGGCTCACAACACCGTGCGTCGACGCATTGGTCGCTCAAAAGAGATGTTTCGCGCCGCCGTGCGTCACGAACTGATTGAGAAGAATCCGTTTGCCGATGAAGTGGCCGCGACATCGGGGAATCCAGAACGTTTGGTTCTGGTGCCCGCGGATTGGATAGAAGCGTGCATTCGCAAAGCCCCATGCGAAGATTGGCGAATCATGCTGGCATTCGCTCGTTACGGTGGGATGCGGTCGCACGAGACGCGGATTCAGAAGTGGGAAGACATCGACCTACCCAACAACGTGATGTTGGTGCGGTCGCACAAGAATCCACCGGTGCGACGATGCCCAATCTTCCCCGAGCTGCGTGCTCACTTGATGCGAGCACGAGAGATGGCCCCCGAGGGCGCAATCTACGTTCAAACTCGTTACTCGCACGACGCCAACATCCTGACGACGTTGAACAAAATCATCACCCGAGCCGGTTTGGTGCCGTGGGAGAAACCAATGCAGAATTTGAGAGCGACACGGGAAACCGAATTGCTCGCTCACTATCCAGCGAAGGACGTTACAAGCTGGTTGGGCAATTCGCCAAAGGTCGCTCACGAACACTACGCCATGACGATGCAGGCGAGTTTCGACCGCGCGGTTGAATCCGGTGCCAGAATCGCCGGCGTGACCGCTGGGGTACCTGCGGAAAAGGTACCCCAAAAAGCACCCCAGACATTGCGGGACAAGCAGCACCATCGAGAAGACACAAAAAAAGCCGCCACGGAAAACCCGGCA includes these proteins:
- a CDS encoding tyrosine-type recombinase/integrase, with the translated sequence MATSRIRAKGVVEIRYTDCNGERCSLYPGKINKRDTETLCRRIEHIVSRQITGGDPEPAVSQWLADTAERSSKLYAKLVKAGLASPRIESRELEVEPEAKQTPTIQEWTRRFIDNHSGKPGTIEQLEITARALCKVFGPDRRIDELTPGDAEDFRKWLQSKGNERKKYQTGLAHNTVRRRIGRSKEMFRAAVRHELIEKNPFADEVAATSGNPERLVLVPADWIEACIRKAPCEDWRIMLAFARYGGMRSHETRIQKWEDIDLPNNVMLVRSHKNPPVRRCPIFPELRAHLMRAREMAPEGAIYVQTRYSHDANILTTLNKIITRAGLVPWEKPMQNLRATRETELLAHYPAKDVTSWLGNSPKVAHEHYAMTMQASFDRAVESGARIAGVTAGVPAEKVPQKAPQTLRDKQHHREDTKKAATENPANAWVCLVSALGDLSSSYPARTRT